A section of the Scyliorhinus torazame isolate Kashiwa2021f chromosome 21, sScyTor2.1, whole genome shotgun sequence genome encodes:
- the vat1 gene encoding synaptic vesicle membrane protein VAT-1 homolog: MSVEEVKEPQQQEPQQEAKEPEPSYKAIVLTGFGGYDKLKVEVKKDLPTPKSGEILIRVKACGLNFADLMARQGLYDRLPSSPPLIPGMECSGVVEVIGDDVTDRKVGDNVIVMNRAGLWSEMVVIPVSHTFLMPDGMSFEEAAAISVNYVTAYMMIYDFANLRPNQSILVHMAAGGVGTAVTQLCKIVKDVTIFGTALASKHETLKENGVTHPIDYSTLDYAEEVRKISPNGIDIVLDPLGGGDTTKGFNLLKPMGKIVLYGAANLLTGPKRNPLAIAKMWWNKFSINSLQLLHSNKAVCGYHLGYLEVDQISDALTKLLSLYKEGKIKPRVDSVWSFEQIGDAMKQMQERKNIGKVILVPEVKKTED; encoded by the exons ATGTCTGTAGAAGAAGTCAAAGAGCCTCAACAACAGGAGCCTCAGCAAGAAGCCAAGGAGCCGGAGCCCTCTTACAAAGCCATTGTGCTCACTGGCTTCGGGGGCTATGATAAACTGAAGGTGGAGGTCAAGAAAGATCTCCCCACTCCCAAATCAGGTGAAATCCTGATCCGAGTCAAGGCTTGCGGCTTGAATTTTGCTGATTTGATGGCCAGGCAGGGTCTGTACGATAGGCTGCCGTCTTCTCCCCCACTGATTCCGGGCATGGAGTGCTCGGGGGTTGTGGAAGTGATTGGGGACGATGTGACCGACAGAAAG GTTGGGGACAATGTGATTGTAATGAACAGAGCGGGGCTGTGGTCGGAGATGGTTGTGATTCCAGTCAGTCATACCTTCCTGATGCCTGATGGGATGAGTTTTGAAGAGGCTGCTGCTATCTCTGTCAATTATGTCACTGCATATATGATGATCTATGACTTTGCAAATCTGCGTCCAAACCAGAGCATCCTCGTCCACATGGCAGCTG GTGGTGTGGGTACTGCTGTGACACAGCTGTGTAAAATAGTTAAAGATGTGACCATCTTCGGCACTGCCTTGGCATCTAAACATGAAACCCTCAAAGAAAACGGCGTGACTCATCCCATCGACTACTCCACCCTGGATTATGCTGAAGAAGTTAGAAAGATTTCTCCCAATG GTATTGACATTGTTTTGGATCCCCTGGGAGGCGGTGACACGACTAAAGGTTTCAATTTGCTGAAACCAATGGGAAAAATAGTATTATATG GTGCAGCAAATCTACTGACTGGACCCAAACGCAATCCATTAGCCATCGCAAAGATGTGGTGGAATAAGTTCAGTATTAATAGCCTGCAGTTGTTGCATTCCAACAAAGCTGTGTGCGGCTACCATCTGGGCTACCTGGAGGTTGACCAGATTAGCGACGCTCTGACCAAGTTGCTTTCTCTGTACAAAGAAGGGAAAATCAAACCTAGAGTGGATTCTGTGTGGTCATTTGAGCAG ATCGGAGATGCTATGAAGCAAATGCAGGAGCGCAAAAATATTGGGAAAGTCATTCTGGTCCCTGAAGTAAAGAAGACTGAAGATTAG